A genomic window from Sorex araneus isolate mSorAra2 chromosome 2, mSorAra2.pri, whole genome shotgun sequence includes:
- the LOC101551146 gene encoding olfactory receptor 18-like — protein sequence MYLVTIMGNLLIILAVSSDPHLHTPMYFFLSILSMADIGFTSTTVPKMIWDIHTQSRAISHAGCLMQFSLFYLFAYLDSSILTVMAYDRFVAICHPLHYPVIMNPRLCFLLLLASISASILESQMHCLMILLLTFCAHVEIPHFFCDPTQLLRLACEDTSTDRLLMYFIGAIFGGVPVSGILYSYTRIVSSVLRVSSTGGRSKAFSTCGSHLTVVCLFYGTGIGVYLSSAVSHSTRQGALTSVVYSMVVPMLNPFIYSLRNKDLQRAFQKFLSRTT from the coding sequence atgtacctggtcaccATCATGGGGAatctgctcatcatcctggccgtcaGCTCCGACCCCCAcctgcacacgcccatgtacttcttcctctccatccTGTCCATGGCTGACATTGGCTTTACCTCCACCACGGTACCAAAGATGATTTGGGACATTCACACTCAGAGCAGAGCCATCTCCCATGCCGGCTGCCTAATGCAGTTTTCACTCTTCTATCTTTTTGCTTATTTGGATAGTTCCATTCTAACTGTGATGGCATATGACCGTTTTGTAGCCATCTGTCACCCCCTGCACTACCctgtcatcatgaacccccgccTCTGTTTTCTGCTCCTTCTGGCATCTATTTCTGCCAGTATTTTGGAATCCCAGATGCATTGCCTGATGATATTACTGCTCACCTTTTGTGCTCATGTGGAAATCCCTCATTTCTTCTGTGACCCCACTCAACTCCTGAGGCTTGCCTGTGAGGACACCTCCACTGACAGGCTACTGATGTATTTTATTGGTGCTATCTTTGGTGGTGTTCCAGTCTCAGGGATCCTGTACTCTTATACGAGAATTGTGTCCTCAGTGTTAAGAGTCTCCTCCACTGGGGGGAGGtccaaagccttctccacctgtggctcTCACTTGAccgttgtttgtttattttatgggaCAGGTATTGGGGTTTACCTCAGCTCAGCTGTCTCCCATTCTACCAGACAAGGTGCTCTGACCTCAGTAGTGTACTCCATGGTGGTCCCCATgttgaaccccttcatctacagcctgagaaacaAGGACCTCCAGAGAGCCTTCCAGAAATTTCTCAGTAGGACAACTTAA
- the LOC101551410 gene encoding olfactory receptor 7E24-like, with protein MDPHNGTGAVEFLLLGLSDDPQVQPLLFCLFLSIYLVTITGNLLIILAVSSDPHLHTPMYFFLSALSTADIGLTSTTVPKVIWDIHTQSKILSYAGCLVQFSLLYIFSCLDSAVLAVMAYDRFVAICHPLHYPVIMNPRLCKLLLASVFISILDSQMHCLMISLLTFCAHVEIPHFFCDPPQLLRLACGDTSTDSLLMYAFGAIFGGVPISGILYSYTRIVSSVSRVSSMGGKYKAFSICGSHLAIVCLYYGTGVGVYLSSAVSHSTRNDALISVVYSMVVPMLNPFIYSLRNKELQRAFQKFLSRTT; from the coding sequence ATGGACCCACACAATGGAACAGGGGCCGTGGAATTCCTCCTCCTGGGACTCTCTGATGATCCACAAGTCCAGCCTCTCCTCTTCTGCCTCTTCCTGTCCATTTACCTGGTCACCATCacggggaacctgctcatcatcctggccgtcaGCTCGGACCCCCAcctgcacacgcccatgtactttttcctctcTGCCCTGTCCACAGCTGACATTGGCCTTACCTCTACCACGGTGCCAAAGGTGATTTGGGACATCCACACTCAGAGCAAAATCCTCTCTTATGCTGGTTGCCTGGTGCAGTtttcacttttatatattttttcttgtttggacAGTGCCGTTCTAGCTGTGATGGCATATGACCGTTTTGTAGCTATTTGTCACCCCCTGCACTACCCTGTCATCATGAATCCCCGCCTCTGTAAACTTCTTTTGGCGTCTGTTTTTATCAGTATTTTGGACTCCCAGATGCACTGTCTGATGATATCACTGCTAACCTTTTGTGCTCATGTGGAAATCCCTCATTTCTTCTGTGACCCTCCTCAGCTGCTGAGGCTTGCCTGTGGGGACACCTCCACTGACAGTCTGCTGATGTATGCTTTTGGTGCTATCTTTGGTGGTGTTCCAATCTCAGGGATTCTTTACTCTTATACAAGAATTGTGTCATCAGTTTCAAGAGTCTCATCCATGGGTGGGAAGTACAAAGCCTTCTCCATCTGTGGCTCTCACTTGGCCATTGTTTGCTTATATTATGGAACAGGTGTTGGTGTGTATCTCAGCTCAGCTGTTTCCCATTCTACCAGAAATGATGCACTGATATCAGTAGTATATTCCATGGTGGTCCctatgctgaaccccttcatctacagcctgagaaacaAGGAACTCCAGAGAGCCTTCCAGAAATTTCTCAGTAGAACAACTTAG
- the LOC101551682 gene encoding olfactory receptor 7A10-like, whose protein sequence is MEAENLTGTMEFILLGLSEDPELQPLIFGFFLLMYLITVLGNLLLILAVSSDPHLHTPMYFFLSNLSFADICFTSTIIPKMLVNIQTHSKAITYDGCITQMYFFILFATLDNFLLTVMAYDRYVAICHPLHYTVIMNSRLCGSLALLSWVISALRSLLNSLLTLQLSFCAEQEIPHFFCDLKEVVQVAHSDTLLNVTVMYLEALLLGGAPFACILYSYSKIIASVRRISSTQGKYKAFSTCVSHLSVVLLFYGTALGIYLSSAVPHSSQSNTIASVMFTVVTPMLNPFIYSLRNKNLQMALKKVFRSKI, encoded by the coding sequence ATGGAAGCAGAGAATCTCACAGGAACTATGGAATTTATTCTTCTAGGACTTTCAGAGGATCCGGAACTCCAGCCTCTCATATTTGGATTTTTCCTTCTAATGTACTTGATCACTGTGCTTGGAAATCTGCTCCTCATCCTGGCCGTCAGCTCAGACCCTCAcctgcacacgcccatgtacttcttcctgtccaacctgtcTTTTGCGGACATCTGCTTTACCTCCACTATCATCCCCAAGATGCTGGTGAACATCCAGACACACAGCAAAGCCATCACCTATGATGGATGCATCACCCAGATGTATTTTTTCATACTGTTTGCGACATTGGACAACTTCCTTCTGacagtgatggcctatgaccgctatgtggccatctgccaccccctgcactacacagTCATCATGAACTCTCGGCTCTGTGGATCGCTGGCTCTGTTAAGCTGGGTCATCAGTGCGCTGCGTTCCTTGCTGAACTCTTTATTGACATTGCAACTGTCCTTCTGTGCAGAACAGGAAATCCCCCACTTTTTCTGTGACCTCAAAGAAGTGGTCCAGGTTGCTCATTCTGACACCCTCCTGAACGTCACAGTGATGTATCTGGAAGCTTTGCTTCTGGGAGGTGCTCCCTTTGCTTGCATCCTTTACTCTTACTCTAAAATCATTGCCTCCGTACGCCGCATCTCCTCGACTCAGGGGAAGTATAAGGCATTTTCCACCTGTGTGTCTCACCTCTCTGTGGTCTTGCTGTTTTATGGTACAGCCCTTGGAATATACCTGAGCTCTGCTGTTCCTCATAGTTCACAATCTAACACCATCGCCTCAGTGATGTTCactgtggtcacccccatgctgaacccctttaTCTACAGTCTGAGGAACAAGAACTTACAGATGGCTCTGAAAAAAGTCTTTaggtcaaaaatttaa
- the LOC101551943 gene encoding olfactory receptor 7A10-like: MEAENLTGTMEFILLGFSDDPELQPLIFGFFLLMYLITVLGNLLLILAVSSDPHLHTPMYFFLSNLSFVDICFTSTTIPKMLVNIQTHSKAITYDGCITQMYFFILFATLDTLLLTVMAYDRYVAICHPLHYTVIMNSRLCGSLALLSWVISALRSLLNSLLTLQLSFCAEQEIPHFFCDLKEVVQVAHSDTLLNVTVMYLEALLLGGAPFACILYSYSKIIASVRRISSTQGKYKAFSTCVSHLSVVLLFYSTALGIYLSSAVPHSSQSNTIASVMFTVVTPMLNPFIYSLRNKNLQMALKKVFGSKI; this comes from the coding sequence ATGGAAGCAGAGAATCTCACAGGAACTATGGAATTTATTCTTCTAGGATTTTCAGATGATCCAGAACTCCAGCCGCTCATATTTGGATTTTTCCTTCTTATGTACCTGATCACTGTGCTTGGCAATCTGCTCCTCATCCTGGCTGTAAGCTCAGACCCTCAcctgcacacgcccatgtacttcttcctgtccaacctgtccttTGTGGACATttgcttcacctccaccaccatccccaagatgCTGGTGAACATCCAGACACACAGCAAAGCCATAACCTATGATGGATGTATCACCCAGATGTACTTTTTCATATTGTTTGCAACATTGGACACCTTACTTCTGacagtgatggcctatgaccgctatgtggccatctgccaccccctgcactacacagTCATCATGAACTCTCGGCTCTGTGGATCGCTGGCTCTGTTAAGCTGGGTCATCAGTGCGCTGCGTTCCTTGCTGAACTCTTTATTGACATTGCAACTGTCCTTCTGTGCAGAACAGGAAATCCCCCACTTTTTCTGTGACCTCAAAGAAGTGGTCCAGGTTGCTCATTCTGACACCCTCCTGAACGTCACAGTGATGTATCTGGAAGCTTTGCTTCTGGGAGGTGCTCCCTTTGCTTGCATCCTTTACTCTTACTCTAAAATCATTGCCTCCGTACGCCGCATCTCTTCGACTCAGGGGAAGTATAAGGCATTTTCTACCTGTGTTTCTCACCTATCCGTGGTCTTGCTGTTTTACAGTACAGCCCTTGGAATATACCTGAGCTCTGCTGTTCCTCATAGTTCACAATCTAACACCATCGCCTCAGTGATGTTCactgtggtcacccccatgctgaacccctttaTCTACAGTCTGAGGAACAAGAACTTACAGATGGCTCTGAAAAAAGTCTTTgggtcaaaaatttaa